A window of the Podospora bellae-mahoneyi strain CBS 112042 chromosome 6, whole genome shotgun sequence genome harbors these coding sequences:
- a CDS encoding hypothetical protein (EggNog:ENOG503PERK) — MSSMQAAYFSPDKPEPIKKIIMGWVKENSQKVSHIHQLGYGWEAWLQADLGYRLAVQLNGAGLRRETFVYSDLRRVDLNIYGNAGPTQPWHLFEFKCKTPTQNTTEFLRGLLDDWDKLEDVVIGKDHARLWAVGFWVDDDMGKPTDNRLANWNFEKGNGVNVMWRSWYSPKPTARLS; from the exons ATGTCTTCCATGCAGGCAGCCTACTTCAGCCCAGACAAGCCAGAACCCATCAAAAAGATCATTATGGGTTGGGTAAAAGAGAACAGTCAGAAAGTCTCACACATTCATCAATTAGGATATGGTTGGGAAGCATGGTTGCAAGCTGATTTGGGATACCGTCTAGCTGTGCAACTAAACG GCGCCGGGCTGAGACGCGAGACGTTCGTCTACAGTGACCTGAGGCGTGTGGATTTGAACATCTATGGTAACGCTGGTCCAACTCAGCCCTGGCACCTTTTCGAGTTCAAGTGCAAGACTCCCACTCAGAACACAACTGAATTTCTCAGAGGTCTGCTAGATGATTGGGATAAACTGGAGGATGTTGTGATTGGCAAAGATCATGCGAGGCTCTGGGCTGTCGGGTTctgggtggatgatgatatggGCAAACCCACCGACAATCGCCTTGCAAACTGGAACTTTGAGAAGGGTAATGGTGTTAATGTCatgtggaggagctggtaCAGCCCAAAACCCACTGCTAGATTGTCTTAG
- a CDS encoding hypothetical protein (EggNog:ENOG503PGSB): protein MPSSIPYDPSLVLMSVVSEEALANVEAISKLQAPVDAAHDALNSLISSKRGLTMTKTELRNLGIKTDALDEELKKLNDAVEKAAVTYAAARMAAEPQIQQLRQKIHSVHKQIESPVDYLRSEIKTMPLAADTMNMDVQYFSFDSNSQNSSAYSAQIASYVSGAVSGVFGTDQSMKIGTAASSQVSRQVKSHSIEGTLVLSVSCTHKNASIVAPFVMHVDKAIKVWNHLYPGKKLDPTSGSSMMKCAMNESQEDKEKFSIISGTTFGSSFIGMVHILNSTQTSASETMEAAAMSMQRTMDTGAWFARAEGKVGVNSKFASDVKNLLSQQNVQSHVTVLTMGVIPSMVANLVSKTAEKFADFDPSANMAAVAAIQNATSSEQSTVQSMAEASRTSGQASEMQGKAIESSLSALAVIDGEKNKVLDVNSMMTALEDYLKKASEGNSGVPINYYLKDIDQKMLAQMWAAKYYPGKFMSIKYDDTEAEGGQEKAKL, encoded by the coding sequence ATGCCTAGCTCCATACCCTACGACCCGAgtctggtgttgatgagcgTGGTGAGCGAGGAGGCACTGGCGAATGTCGAAGCCATCTCAAAGTTGCAAGCCCCTGTCGACGCCGCTCACGATGCTCTCAACTCTCTCATCTCGTCCAAGAGAGGTCTGACGATGACCAAGACCGAACTCAGAAACCTTGGCATCAAGACTGATGCTCTggacgaggagctgaagaagctgaacGACGCCGTGGAGAAGGCCGCGGTCACGTATGCAGCTGCCAGAATGGCGGCCGAGCCTCAGATCCAGCAACTGCGTCAGAAGATACACTCGGTTCACAAGCAGATCGAAAGCCCTGTCGACTACCTGCGCAGCGAGATCAAGACAATGCCACTTGCCGCCGACACCATGAACATGGACGTTCAGTATTTCTCCTTCGACTCAAACTCGCAGAACTCGTCTGCCTACAGCGCCCAGATCGCCTCGTACGTGTCGGGCGCCGTCAGCGGCGTCTTTGGCACCGACCAGTCCATGAAGATCGGCACCGCAGCTTCCAGTCAGGTCAGCCGGCAAGTGAAATCGCACAGCATCGAGGGTACCCTCGTCCTGTCTGTGAGCTGCACGCACAAGAACGCATCGATCGTGGCCCCTTTCGTGATGCACGTCGacaaggccatcaaggtgtgGAACCATCTCTACCCCGGCAAGAAGCTGGATCCGACGAGCGGCAGCAGCATGATGAAGTGTGCCATGAACGAGAGCCAAGAAGACAAGGAGAAattctccatcatctccggCACCACCTTTGGATCGAGCTTCATCGGCATGGTCCACATTCTCAACTCCACGCAGACCTCTGCCTCTGAGACCATGGAGGCCGCAGCCATGTCCATGCAGCGCACCATGGACACGGGTGCCTGGTTCGCCAGAGCTGAGGGTAAAGTAGGCGTCAACTCCAAGTTTGCCAGCGACGTCAAGAACCTCCTCAGTCAGCAGAACGTCCAGTCTCACGTGACAGTCTTGACAATGGGCGTGATTCCCTCGATGGTTGCCAACTTGGTCTCAAAGACGGCCGAGAAGTTTGCCGATTTTGACCCAAGCGCCAACATGGCAGCCGTCGCCGCCATCCAGAACGCCACCTCATCAGAGCAGTCCACGGTGCAATCCATGGCCGAGGCTTCGCGAACGAGTGGACAGGCCTCCGAGATGCAAGGCAAGGCTATTGAGTCCTCGCTGAGCGCGTTGGCGGTCATCGATGGGGAGAAGAACAAAGTCCTGGATGTCAACTCGATGATGACCGCACTGGAGGACTATCTGAAGAAAGCCTCCGAGGGAAACTCCGGCGTTCCCATCAACTACTACCTGAAGGATATTGATCAGAAGATGTTGGCGCAGATGTGGGCTGCCAAGTACTACCCTGGGAAGTTCATGTCTATTAAGTACGACGACACCGAAGCTGAAGGTGGCCAGGAAAAGGCGAAGCTGTGA
- a CDS encoding hypothetical protein (EggNog:ENOG503P4HJ; COG:S) — protein MSRLNSHTMYEEINATSLETSTTSEIIYPVAVQRNKSTMALGPKAAVPVSKPDRLLFRLEKLFRPTKDLGSVLTTFNYFLYLLAYFDAKAHNFKSQALSLVTKHASVDGALSSTTAHPEGSPFAKLGAVVYNARTTLRLFGLLPLYVRARKLMTDSKDMDKVLWAVSAVQCSLFAIFQFLENVAFLTENGVLTSRARAGQLGGRVAAMYKIAHRAWFLGHVCDFARLMREAQIFFRRKHIDKEDITEEEAERASQWYYDWIRPLAWLPIGWQLSAWTEDGMSGKFNNLGLRGVAGVLADLKRTATLWDATKDA, from the exons ATGTCGAGGTTGAACTCACACACCATGTACGAAGAGATCAACGCAACCAGTCTTGAGACGTCCACCACGTCTGAGATCATCTATCCTGTCGCCGTACAGCGAAACAAGTCCACAATGGCGTTGGGTCCCAAGGCCGCAGTGCCAGTGAGCAAACCAGACCGTTTGCTTTTCAGGTTGGAGAA ATTGTTCAGACCAACCAAGGACCTGGGCTctgtcctcaccaccttcaacTACTTCCTCTATCTCTTGGCCTACTTTGACGCCAAAGCCCACAACTTCAAGTCCCAAGCCCTGTCCCTCGTCACGAAACATGCCTCTGTTGACGGCGCCCTTTCCAGTACCACCGCCCACCCCGAGGGTTCGCCCTTTGCCAAACTGGGGGCAGTGGTCTACAACGCACGCACGACCCTGCGCCTCTTcggccttctccccctctaCGTGAGGGCGAGAAAGCTGATGACTGACTCGAAGGACATGGACAAGGTGCTTTGGGCCGTTTCCGCAGTCCAATGCTCCCTGTTTGCCATTTTCCAGTTCCTCGAAAACGTGGCATTCCTCACCGAAAACGGCGTCTTGACGTCCCGTGCCAGGGCTGGTCAGTTGGGCGGACGCGTGGCAGCCATGTACAAAATAGCACATCGTGCCTGGTTCCTGGGCCATGTGTGCGACTTTGCCCGTTTGATGCGCGAGGCGCAAATTTTCTTCCGCAGGAAGCACATCGACAAGGAGGATATcactgaggaggaggccgagagggcATCCCAGTGGTACTACGACTGGATTCGCCCGCTGGCCTGGCTGCCGATCGGTTGGCAGCTCTCGGCGTGGACGGAGGACGGCATGTCGGGCAAGTTCAACAATTTGGGACTTCGGGGCGTTGCTGGTGTCTTGGCTGATTTGAAGAGGACGGCTACGCTTTGGGATGCCACCAAGGATGCCTGA
- a CDS encoding hypothetical protein (EggNog:ENOG503PHW0), translating to MTKRDKKPSTNPPKDDGPKKTTKPITKQTIKLVSLQPDKRKTKQNTKQTTKHNNNQTINQNHGQPTRRNRPPAGSARGNAKKNGTKNFNYLVEELELPDGKTYLELATSPLDTDELGGGEQTFEFQEGFMVEGDQTPLSPFTWGAAAQSSGRTRSKTVSWPLVFSLLSDPTDADAPLKNKIAIVKDKGPDDDEPVDENYSYNLFTYADASQQSSNKYVFSGSNQSVIPGGHVMSNTFIPLKILDTRLCGDWPGRQQAYTRDWLTFCAFTVALELEKPDQDQRNIHDLLPNELVPKYQDPEELKRKLSQWDGSHLVARDSAGSVPAMAGAKFLYHLLHRDDMKSMSASKLARHIFIRWCLVAHIAASVAKEPFSVKARFWKIPKEAVLNRNSELVYQMVPDLLTWTVKSEILRDKSISKDLINSLKLFDNQGHRKKINEKWGKFMTMVFDAATVPGIKARLALPTDNLQNMVLLGSHPQGYYNTYIEKNDLKLLISKGYTWGSSHPFPTNMQPDAIVPFPRGTRLIKPSVYATKPTTISKTNIKIAGNWPRIRTQNAVMDNISANEASHIRNGKPDSAQEPENLVFGTFEANTEMIRFESYLKRIANGTFKTETEVTLRTEVSTHDSKVGNGKSLPWLTPQLFYQWSFHLNEICGSAVLKNPTQGQIRRVKTFDLFSQSHPMLFEVDVDEVFDAKLADADKELRDVVALFLFSQSELGAAYNTNANVRSRL from the exons atgacgAAGAGAGACAAGAAGCCGTCAACTAATCCGCCAAAGGATGATGGTCCGAAAAAAACGACCAAGCCGATCACCAAGCAAACTATCAAGCTGGTTTCTCTACAACCCGACAAGCGGAAGACCAAGCAGAACACCAAGCAGACCACCAAGCataacaacaaccagaccaTCAATCAGAACCACGGTCAGCCCACCAGACGAAATAGACCACCCGCTGGATCAGCGAGAGGTAATGCGAAGAAAAATGGCACAAAGA ACTTTAACTACCTTGTCGAAGAGTTGGAATTGCCTGATGGCAAAACGTACTTGGAGCTTGCGACAAGCCCCCTAGACACTGACGAactcggaggaggggagcaaaCATTTGAATTTCAAG AAGGATTCATGGTGGAGGGAGACCAAACTCCTCTTTCCCCATTCACATGGGGGGCTGCTGCACAAAGCTCTGGAAGGACAAGATCGAAAACAGTTTCCTGGCCTCTAGTATTTTCCTTGCTGTCAGACCCCACTGATGCGGACGCACCGCTCAAGAACAAGATTGCCATCGTGAAAGACAAGGGGCCTGACGACGATGAGCCCGTCGACGAG AATTACTCGTACAATTTGTTCACATATGCGGATGCCTCTCAACAGTCTAGCAACAAATATGTGTTTTCCGGAAGCAACCAATCTGTCATACCAGGTGGCCACGTCATGTCTAACACCTTCATCCCGCTTAAGATCTTGGACACCCGGCTTTGCGGTGACTGGCCGGGGCGCCAACAGGCCTATACGCGAGACTGGCTGACATTTTGCGCTTTTACTGTCGCTCTCGAACTGGAGAAGCCCGATCAGGACCAACGCAATATTCATGACTTGCTACCGAATGAACTTGTGCCAAAGTATCAGGATCCCGAAGAACTGAAAAGAAAGCTTTCTCAGTGGGATGGATCGCACTTGGTAGCCCGAGACAGTGCTGGGAGCGTCCCGGCCATGGCCGGCGCCAAGTTTCTTTATCATCTTCTACATCGCGATGACATGAAGTCGATGTCGGCGTCGAAGTTGGCAAGACATATTTTCATCCGGTGGTGCC TTGTTGCTCATATTGCCGCCTCTGTCGCAAAGGAGCCATTTTCCGTCAAGGCGCGATTCTGGAAGATTCCCAAAGAAGCTGTCCTCAACCGCAATTCGGAGCTGGTCTATCAGATGGTGCCAGATCTGTTGACATGGACCGTCAAATCCGAAATTTTGCGAGACAAGAGCATATCCAAGGATCTGATTAACTCCCTAAAACTTTTCGATAATCAGGGTCACCGGAAGAAAATCAATGAAAAGTGGGGGAAGTTCATGACCATGGTCTTTGATGCAGCCACTGTGCCGGGCATAAAAGCCCGACTCGCACTCCCCACGGACAACCTGCAGAACATGGTCTTGCTCGGCTCTCATCCTCAGGGTTACTACAACACGTACATTGAGAAAAACGACCTGAAATTGTTGATTTCGAAGGGCTATACGTGGGGCAGCAGCCATCCGTTTCCCACCAACATGCAGCCTGATGCCATTGTCCCTTTTCCCAGAGGCACAAGACTGATCAAGCCCAGTGTCTATGCCACTAAGCCAACGACCATTTCCAAGACAAATATCAAGATTGCAGGCAACTGGCCCCGGATACGAACCCAGAATGCTGTTATGGACAACATCAGCGCAAACGAGGCAAGTCATATCC GGAATGGGAAGCCAGACTCTGCACAAGAGCCGGAAAACCTTGTGTTTGGGACTTTCGAAGCCAACACCGAGATGATAAG GTTCGAGTCTTATCTGAAGCGAATCGCCAATGGGACGTTCAAGACTGAGACCGAGGTGACGCTGAGAACAGAAGTGAGCACGCATGACAGCAAGGTCGGTAACGGTAAGAGTCTACCATGGCTCACTCCGCAACTGTTCTACCAATGGAGTTTCCATCTCAACGAGATCTGCGGCTCCGCAGTCCTCAAAAACCCAACGCAGGGGCAGATCAGGAGGGTCAAGACTTTTGATCTCTTCTCCCAGAGTCACCCCATGCTGTTTGAGGTAGACGTTGATGAAGTATTCGATGCAAAGCTAGCCGACGCGGACAAGGAGTTGAGGGATGTAGTGGCCCTGTTTTTGTTCTCCCAGTCTGAGCTTGGGGCTGCATACAACACCAACGCCAACGTACGAAGCAGGCTCTAG
- a CDS encoding hypothetical protein (EggNog:ENOG503NZDB; COG:Q), translated as MSTIIDAPLPIPPPSVVEAVAKPEDILAQPDIDEKNEKRNLSIGEEKFLDIDPGVFDNEMVKLADGDVTKGTYTGTQAALTHAYARIERSYETYFDALQIEPTLPRYVEKDLKKELYQWSDYPTNRDGTPAQYPPHLQTIPREDQVSQTDLFNRLGLANTLLMIAKLVPDTWYGKTADWGISILQRAFNGSPMDGTIKQIEEYNRSHRKSPTDIEEGKNIGLLPDWFTDRRFADQSFTGTNPTSITVVPEALLNEFIAAAKQGGYDKWATILPTIDPATLYVQDARNIRRSLGVDQNETLFNKEPKSDDSWGCAAVTLFQLHPTGELHPIAICTDYKGDSLATSVTIFNKRMLPTDSSEGEEHDWPWRYAKTCAQVTDFLRHEVSVHLTQAHLVEEALIVATHRTVPMEHIIYRLLSPHWFKTLSLNAAARATLVPQIIKDIVGVKPDNLYQYVRSEFESFDYVGRYIPNDLASRGFPNTAEGLAAPQYRNYAYAKNMLSMWYCIRRYVKSMLLTYYTEATADAVISKCEIIKAWYTEVQTAAHIKTFPTITTLDQLIDAVTMSIHIAAPFHSAVNYLQNFYQVFVIAKPPCLCSPPPTTLDQLKGYEEADLVKALPIGRQRQWLLAAQIPWLLSYKVSTERSLISFAQSQWWSRKYAQTTKEKAVRDISERFHDDLRALDVEFTQTSNNMSEGSIPYMVMDPDNTAVSILI; from the exons ATGAGCACCATTATTGAcgccccccttcccattcccCCTCCAAGCGTGGTGGAGGCTGTTGCGAAGCCCGAAGATATTCTTGCGCAGCCAGATATTGATGAGAAGAATG AGAAACGGAATCTCAGTATCGGCGAAGAGAAGTTTCTGGATATTGACCCAGGTGTCTTCGACAATGAGATGGTCAAGCTCGCAGATGGCGATGTCACAAAGGGCACCTACACGGGAACCCAGGCGGCGCTGACCCACGCGTATGCCCGTATCGAACGAAG TTACGAAACATACTTTGATGCTCTGCAGATTGAGCCAACCCTCCCTCGTTACGTTGAGAAGgacttgaagaaggagtTGTACCAGTGGTCCGACTACCCAACCAACAGGGATGGCACGCCAGCCCAgtatcctcctcatctccagACTATCCCGCGCGAGGACCAAGTCTCACAGACCGATCTTTTCAACAGGCTCGGCCTGGCAAACACTTTGCTCATGATTGCCAAGCTCGTGCCTGATACTTGGTACGGCAAGACGGCCGACTGGGGAATCAGCATTCTTCAGCGCGCCTTCAACGGCAGCCCCATGGACGGCACTATCAAGCAGATCGAGGAGTACAACAGGTCGCACCGCAAGTCTCCTACAGACatcgaggaggggaagaataTTGGCTTATTGCCTGACTGGTTCACCGATCGCCGCTTCGCCGACCAGTCCTTCACCggcaccaacccaaccagtATTACCGTCGTGCCAGAGGCCCTCCTCAACGAGTTCATAGCCGCTGCAAAGCAAGGTGGCTACGACAAATGGGCCACCATCCTGCCGACCATTGATCCCGCGACATTGTATGTCCAGGATGCGCGTAACATCCGCCGTAGTTTGGGAGTCGACCAGAATGAGACCCTGTTCAACAAGGAGCCAAAGTCGGATGACAGCTGGGGTTGCGCCGCCGTCACTCTCTTCCAACTGCACCCCACCGGCGAGCTGCACCCCATCGCCATCTGCACCGACTACAAGGGTGACAGTCTGGCGACATCAGTtaccatcttcaacaagcGCATGCTGCCAACGGACTCCTCGGAGGGTGAGGAGCATGACTGGCCATGGCGCTATGCGAAGACGTGTGCGCAGGTCACTGACTTTCTCCGGCACGAGGTGAGCGTCCATCTCACGCAGGCACATCTCGTCGAGGAAGCCCTGATTGTGGCCACCCACCGCACTGTGCCCATGGAGCACATTATTTACCGCTTGCTCTCGCCCCACTGGTTCAAGACACTGTCGCTCAACGCGGCCGCGCGCGCCACACTGGTTCCTCAGATCATCAAAGACATCGTTGGAGTCAAGCCCGATAACCTTTACCAGTATGTCCGGTCCGAGTTTGAGAGCTTTGACTACGTTGGGCGTTACATTCCCAACGACCTCGCAAGCCGTGGGTTTCCCAACACCGCCGAGGGTCTGGCGGCGCCACAATACCGCAACTACGCCTATGCCAAGAACATGTTGTCCATGTGGTACTGCATCCGCCGGTATGTGAAGAGCATGCTCCTCACGTACTACACTGAAGCCACGGCCGACGCCGTTATTAGCAAGTGCGAGATCATCAAGGCGTGGTACACCGAGGTGCAGACAGCAGCCCACATCAAGACTTTCcctaccatcaccacactTGACCAGCTGATCGATGCTGTGACGATGAGCATTCATATCGCTGCGCCTTTCCACTCGGCTGTCAACTACCTCCAGAACTTTTACCAGGTGTTTGTCATTGCCAAGCCGCCCTGTCTTTGCTCCCCGCCACCAACTACCCTCGACCAGTTGAAGGGGTACGAGGAGGCCGATCTTGTCAAGGCGCTGCCTATTGGCCGTCAGAGGCAGTGGTTGTTGGCTGCGCAGATCCCTTGGTTGTTGTCTTATAAG GTTTCCACGGAGCGCAGTCTCATCTCCTTTGCGCAGTCGCAGTGGTGGTCACGCAAGTACGCCCAGACCACTAAGGAGAAGGCGGTGCGTGACATCAGTGAGAGGTTCCACGACGACCTCCGCGCGCTGGATGTCGAGTTTACTCAGACGAGCAATAACATGAGCGAGGGGAGCATCCCTTACATGGTCATGGATCCGGATAACACGGCGGTTTCCATTTTGATCTAG
- the AYR1 gene encoding NADPH-dependent 1-acyl dihydroxyacetone phosphate reductase (COG:Q; EggNog:ENOG503P15W): MGPQPGQKTVLITGCTPGGIGHALCLEFHSKGLHVIATARNPSVLADLGALGMTTLPLDVTSPSSIKTCHDQVSALTNNKLDILVNNAGRTHTHPATDIDIDDVRETFETNVFGVMAMCAAFSDLLINSKGLIINIASLAAITPYVFGSVYCASKGAVVSYSRTLRLELKPFGVRVMVAMTGTVRSQIASKTHRTLPEGSIYQRVKEIFEKRLTFSQNNATVKTEDYAKKLVANALKPEWPLILRSWFGRADWFWAGGWSKGVWASTFFGEWILDFVLYRLIGLKKMEQVLREEERKKKLT; this comes from the exons ATGGGACCTCAGCCTGGACAAAAGACGGTGCTCATCACCGG ATGCACCCCGGGAGGTATCGGCCATGCGCTATGCCTAGAATTCCACTCCAAGG gccTGCACGTCATAGCCACAGCCCGCAACCCATCCGTCCTCGCCGACCTCGGCGCCCTGGGCAtgaccaccctccccctcgacgTCACAAGCCCCTCCAGCATCAAGACCTGCCACGACCAAGTCtccgccctcaccaacaacaagctcgacatcctcgtcaacaacGCCGGCCGCACCCACACTCACCCCGCCACCGACATCGACATCGACGACGTCCGCGAGACCTTTGAGACAAACGTCTTTGGCGTCATGGCCATGTGCGCCGCCTTTTCCGATCTGCTCATCAACTCCAAAGGTTTAATCATCAATatcgcctccctcgccgccatcaccccctACGTCTTTGGCTCCGTCTACTGCGCCTCCAAGGGTGCCGTTGTGTCGTACTCAAGGACCCTGCGGTTGGAGCTCAAGCCTTTTGGTGTGAGGGTCATGGTTGCCATGACTGGTACTGTGAGGAGCCAGATCGCGAGCAAGACCCACCGGACGCTGCCTGAGGGAAGTATTTATCAGCGGGTCAAGGAGATCTTtgagaagaggttgacgTTCAGCCAGAACAATGCAACTGTCAAGACGGAGGATTATGCGAAGAAGCTGGTGGCTAATGCGCTCAAGCCTGAGTGGCCGCTTATCTTGCGGTCTTGGTTTGGCAGAGCGGATTGGTTTTGGGCTGGTGGCTGGAGCAAGGGTGTTTGGGCCAGTACTTTCTTTGGGGAGTGGATCTTGGACTTTGTGCTATATCGGTTGATTggcttgaagaagatggaacaggtgttgagggaggaggagaggaagaagaagctgactTGA